DNA sequence from the Desulfobacterales bacterium genome:
TTCTTGCAATTTATCTTTTGATTGTCCGTATAATTTTTCTACTTGGTCAGATATGCTTTTATAAAGATCTGTGATAGCTTCTTTTCCAGTATCGATTCCTTTTTTTAGATACTTTTCATTATATTCATCTATTTTCTTGTTAATGGCATCTTTTACTTCATTTAAATTTTTTAACTCAAAAAGTCTTGATTCTTCTGCTACTGTTGTCATATTAATGTCCTCCCTTATTTAATTATTTATGTTTTATATTATTTTGTTCCTCAATTTTTAATTGGGAATATAACGCATTGCGTCATAGAAGTCAAGATATTTTTTTCAATTTTTAATATTTTGTTTCATATCGATAAAAAAAATATTGACCGAAAAAATATTGAGTGATATATAGCCATAACACTTTTTTTGGAGGGATGGCCGAGTGGTTTAAGGCGGCGGTCTTGAAAACCGTTGAGTGTAACAGCTCCGTGGGTTCAAATCCTACTCCCTCCGTCATAATCTTCTTTTTATTGGAGAGGTGGCCGAGTTGGCTTAAGGCGCTCGCCTGCTAAGCGAGTGGGTGGTTAAAACTGCCTCTCGGGTTCGAATCCCGACCTCTCCGTCATTTTTTTTGATTTACAAGCAATTTAAATAACATTTCTAATTTATGAAAAATAAGCCTAACAAAAAGAAGTTAGATAAAAATGTTATCTTAATGGGAATGACATCTTTTTTTACAGATGTTTCTTCTGAAATGATTTATCCCCTTTTGCACGCCTTTGTTACTATGATATTAGCTTCACAAAAAGCACTTTTAGGACCTATATTGGGCATAATAGAAGGGATAGCAGAATCTACCGCAAGTTTGCTGAAAATTTTTATTGGTTATTATTCTGATAAAATTCAAAAGAGAAAAATCCTTGCGATAAGTGGTTATAGTTTATCCTCTGGAGCAAAGATACTTCTTTTTCTTTCAGCATTAAGTTGGTATTTTGTCTTGCTTTCACGTTTTTTAGATAGAATTGGTAAAGGCATCCGAACAGCTCCTCGAGATGCTCTTATTTCTGAATCAACCCCAAAAGAAATGCAGGGGAAAGCTTATGGATTTCATCGAGCTATGGATTTTGCTGGAGCTTTTATTGGAGTAATTATATGCTATTCCTTAACTTTACGATTCATGGATCCTATAACCAAAAATTTAAAAAACTTGAATTCGTTCTATATCTTATTTGCTATTTCCATTATTCCTTCTTTTATTGGAATATTTTTTCTTTTTTTTGTAAAAGAACAAAAAAAAGTCACAATAACTTGCAAGCCAAAGCCTAATCTGGACATAAGAAAATATGACAACAACCTTAAATTATTTTTTATCGCACAATTTATTTTTACTTTAGGAAATTCTTCTAATCAATTTTTGCTTTTACATAGCATGAATCTTGGATATTCACTTTCTACAGTAATTCTTATGTACATGATATTTAATTTTTCAGCATCAATATTATCAACTTTTTTTGGATCTTTATCTGATAAAATTGGCAGAAAAAAAATACTCATTATTGGATATTTGATTTATTCTTTTGTTTATATTTCATTTGGATTTATAACTAAAAATACTAATATTTTATTATGGGTCTTCTGGATAATATACGGTATATATTATTCTATGACAGAAGGGGTTGAAAAAGCATTTGTATCATGCTCTGTATCTAGTGATTCAAAGGCAACAGCTTTAGGTTTTTATCATACGATTGTAGGGATAACATTACTTCCAGCAAGTATTATCGCAGGGATTTTATTTTCAGTTCACGAAAGTGTTCCTTTTGTTTTTGGTGGATCTATGAGTCTATTCGCATCTATTATTCTTCTATTACGTTTGAAGGAAAAACCTCAATGTAGTCTCTAAAAAATTGTAACCTAAAATTGAAGGATATCTGATATAATATAAAGCTTGCATTTTTATACATTTTTCTTTAAATATTTTATTTTCGTTATAAATTATATTATTAATGATCTATTGGCTTATTTTAAAATTTTTAAGCCATTTTCTATTTTCAAACAAGGAGGAAAAAATATGGGAGATAAGGGAAGTAAAGATAAAGGTACTAAGGAACAAAAAAAAAAAGCGCTGCATACTCCAAAAGAAAAACGTAAATTGAAAAAAGAAAAGAAAAATAATAAATAAAATCAATTAAAATATTTTATTTAAATACTCTGAAATAGAGCTATTGCGTTTCTCTTTTGGTTCTTAAACAGATTTTTTCATAAATGGGAAACGCAATTTTTGTTCTGGGAAGAAGTATTACGCATTTCAAAAAGTACAGTTTATATTGACTATCTTAATCAGTCACTCTGAAGTGATTCTGTTTCAAATTGAATATGGCTTAAAATCCTTCTTTGAAATACATTTTTTTTAATTTCCACCCTTTTTAATAAATATATTTTTATCAATAGCTTTTTCATATGCCGCTTCTTGGGTAATCAAATCGTCTTTTATGAGCTGAAGAAGATGCTGATCCATTGTTTGCATTCCGATGCTTGTTCCTGTTTGAATGATGGAATTAATTTGAGCAATTTTACCATCCCTTATTAAATTGGAAAGTGCTGGAGAACCAATTAAAACTTCGTTTGCGGCGCATCTTCCTTTTCCGTCTCTTGTTTTAAGAAGCTGTTGAGCAATTACTCCCTTTAATGAATCAGCGAGCATCGTTCTTGTTTGAGCTTGCTGATCAGATGGAAATGCATTAATAATACGGTCAATTGTTTTTGATGCGCTGTTAGTATGTAATGTTCCGAATACAAGTATTCCTAATTCTGAACATGTCAATGCAAGAGAAATAGTTTCAAGGTCTCTCATTTCTCCGACAAGTATTATATCTGGATCTTCTCTGCTGGCGACTCGCAAAGCGTCTGAAAAATTTTTAGCATGGGCTCCGATTTCCCGTTGGGAAAAAATACATTTTTTATTTGGATGAACAAATTCAAGGGGGTCTTCAATGGTAATTATATGAGCCGGACGCGTATCATTAATATAATCAATCATAGCTGCGAGGGTAGTGGATTTTCCACTTCCAGTAGGACCTGTAACCAATACTAATCCCTGCCTAAATTCCGATATTCTTTTTAATACTTTAGGTAAATTAAGCTGTTCTAATGTTAAAATTTTAGTTGGAATTATACGAAAAACTCCACCTATTCCGCGATTTTGATAAAAAAAATTACACCTAAAACGACCTATATCTGCAAGTTCATAAGCCCTATCAAAATCGAGCCTTGTTTCCATAGCTTCTTGTTGTTCTTTTGTTAAAATTTCAAATAAAATTTCCTTGTTTGATTCAGGTGTGAGAACTGGATAGTCTGATAATGGAACAAGGTCTCCCCTAAGACGAAGCAGAGGAGGAAACCCTATTACCATGTGAAGATCGCTCGCACCTTTTTCTTTCATTTCTGTAAAATATGTATCTATTTGCGCCATGATTAAACCGTTTCGTAATATTTTTTAAGTTGTAGTTTCATCTTTTTGCTCTTTTTGTTCTTTTTTTAATTCGTCGAGTAATTTTTTAAAGTTCGCTGGTTTTGTAGCATAATGATAAGCTGTTTCCGCTGTTATTTTTTCATCCATAACTAAAGCCATTATAGAATCATCCATTAATTGCATACCAACATTTCTACCTGTCTGCATTAATGAATGAATTTGGAATGTTTTTGCATCCCGTATAAGATTACCGAGAGGAATTGTTCCTATTAAAATTTCACAAGCAAGAACCATTCCCTTATTATCCTCTACTGGAATAAGTCTTTGAGTTATAACCGCTTTTAAAGATTCACTTAGCATTGCTCGTATTTGAGCCTGCTCTACCGCTGGAAACGAATCAATAATGCGATCAATTGTTTTAGCTGCGCTTGATGTAGCAAGGGTTCCAATTACTAAATGGCCTGTTTCTGAAGCTGAAATTGCAAGAGAAGTGGTTTCTAAATCCCTTAATTCTCCAACAACTATAACATCAGGATTTTGGCGTAAAGCTGCTCTTAAAGCATTTCCATAGGATAATGTATCTACACTTAGCTGCCTTTGATTAACAACACCTTTTTTTAAAGGATGAATAAACTCAATTGGGTCCTCAACTGTAAGAATATGGTGCGATCTGGTAGCATTTATATAGTCTATCATTGAAGCAAGAGTGGTTGATTTCCCTTGGCCTGTTGCACCTGTTACCAAAATTAATCCTTGGTGGTTATCTAATACTTTTTTGACTGTATTTAACGGCAATCCAAGAGTTTCAATAGCTGGAATATTAGGCGGAATTAGTCTAAAAATTGCGCTTACGCCTCTTTGGTGAGTCATAGCACTGCCTCTAAATCTACCCAAATTTTTTATGTCAATTGCAAAATCAATCTGAAAGTCATGTAAAAATTTAGCTTTTTGGCTTTCACTGAAGATTTCAAAAATAAGTTTTTTAGCTTGTTCAGAGCTAAGGGCGCTACCTTTTGTTTTCATTATTTTTCCAAACCTTCTAACAAGATAAGGTTCATTTGGAACTACGTGAACATCTGATGCTCCTAACTCAACAGCAAACTTAAAAAGTTTTGCTAATTCTGATTTTTCAATCCTATCATTTAACTCTTCATCATAATCCAATCTCTTTAAAGATACATATTCTTTTTCTTTCAGGCCATAATCTTCCTTAATTTTATTTAAATCTTTTTTAAGCTCATCAATGTCTTTTTGTATATTTTTATTATCTTCGAATCTGCTGTCCTCTTTGACTAATTTAGCATTAAAGGAATCTTTTAGATTAATGAATTCATGCTTTATAGTATCTACGTCTTGTATTAAATTCGGAATAACTTCTGTTTGGAAAAAAGGATTGGAGGATTTATCAT
Encoded proteins:
- a CDS encoding MFS transporter, translated to MKNKPNKKKLDKNVILMGMTSFFTDVSSEMIYPLLHAFVTMILASQKALLGPILGIIEGIAESTASLLKIFIGYYSDKIQKRKILAISGYSLSSGAKILLFLSALSWYFVLLSRFLDRIGKGIRTAPRDALISESTPKEMQGKAYGFHRAMDFAGAFIGVIICYSLTLRFMDPITKNLKNLNSFYILFAISIIPSFIGIFFLFFVKEQKKVTITCKPKPNLDIRKYDNNLKLFFIAQFIFTLGNSSNQFLLLHSMNLGYSLSTVILMYMIFNFSASILSTFFGSLSDKIGRKKILIIGYLIYSFVYISFGFITKNTNILLWVFWIIYGIYYSMTEGVEKAFVSCSVSSDSKATALGFYHTIVGITLLPASIIAGILFSVHESVPFVFGGSMSLFASIILLLRLKEKPQCSL
- a CDS encoding type IV pilus twitching motility protein PilT; its protein translation is MAQIDTYFTEMKEKGASDLHMVIGFPPLLRLRGDLVPLSDYPVLTPESNKEILFEILTKEQQEAMETRLDFDRAYELADIGRFRCNFFYQNRGIGGVFRIIPTKILTLEQLNLPKVLKRISEFRQGLVLVTGPTGSGKSTTLAAMIDYINDTRPAHIITIEDPLEFVHPNKKCIFSQREIGAHAKNFSDALRVASREDPDIILVGEMRDLETISLALTCSELGILVFGTLHTNSASKTIDRIINAFPSDQQAQTRTMLADSLKGVIAQQLLKTRDGKGRCAANEVLIGSPALSNLIRDGKIAQINSIIQTGTSIGMQTMDQHLLQLIKDDLITQEAAYEKAIDKNIFIKKGGN
- a CDS encoding PilT/PilU family type 4a pilus ATPase, yielding MIDLKDIVNQTGIREALIRRCLREIKDVFDHFAKDESGNNRLFDSKVLNIFEFIKQQTHRGLPFNELKQNVLSFVKDNKLLAQDDKSSNPFFQTEVIPNLIQDVDTIKHEFINLKDSFNAKLVKEDSRFEDNKNIQKDIDELKKDLNKIKEDYGLKEKEYVSLKRLDYDEELNDRIEKSELAKLFKFAVELGASDVHVVPNEPYLVRRFGKIMKTKGSALSSEQAKKLIFEIFSESQKAKFLHDFQIDFAIDIKNLGRFRGSAMTHQRGVSAIFRLIPPNIPAIETLGLPLNTVKKVLDNHQGLILVTGATGQGKSTTLASMIDYINATRSHHILTVEDPIEFIHPLKKGVVNQRQLSVDTLSYGNALRAALRQNPDVIVVGELRDLETTSLAISASETGHLVIGTLATSSAAKTIDRIIDSFPAVEQAQIRAMLSESLKAVITQRLIPVEDNKGMVLACEILIGTIPLGNLIRDAKTFQIHSLMQTGRNVGMQLMDDSIMALVMDEKITAETAYHYATKPANFKKLLDELKKEQKEQKDETTT